Proteins co-encoded in one Apteryx mantelli isolate bAptMan1 chromosome 4, bAptMan1.hap1, whole genome shotgun sequence genomic window:
- the KCNA4 gene encoding potassium voltage-gated channel subfamily A member 4 — MEVAMVSADSSGCNSHMPYGYAVQARARERERLAQSRAAAAAAVAAATAAVEGGATGGGGPYHHYHQEQSRSASSSCGGNASRSSLPHRQSGKRRKKGKKRSHHLGSRECGASFPCSELLPLSGSEERILKDLSEEEEEDEDEDEDDEEEGKLYYTDDYGHDEFSFSDQPPDDGGGVPGGYSSVRYSEYECCERVVINVSGLRFETQLKTLAQFPETLLGDPAKRGRYFDPLRNEYFFDRNRPSFDAILYYYQSGGRLKRPVNVPFDIFTEEVKFYQLGEEAMLKFREDEGFVKEEEDKALPENEFKRQVWLLFEYPESSSPARGIAIVSVLVILISIVIFCLETLPEFRDDKEFVMSVSLGKGLSNESLHLDAGEHTIFNDPFFIVETVCIIWFSFEFTVRCFACPSKAHFFKNIMNIIDIVSILPYFITLGTDLAQEQGSNGQQAMSFAILRIIRLVRVFRIFKLSRHSKGLQILGHTLRASMRELGLLIFFLFIGVILFSSAVYFAEADEPATHFQSIPDAFWWAVVTMTTVGYGDMKPITVGGKIVGSLCAIAGVLTIALPVPVIVSNFNYFYHRETENEEQTQLMQNAVSCPYLPTNLLKKFRSSSSSSTEDKSEYLEMEEGVKKSLCVKEKKSRDTGDGSESEKKNCVNSNSVETDV, encoded by the coding sequence ATGGAGGTTGCGATGGTAAGTGCAGATAGCTCTGGATGCAACAGCCATATGCCCTATGGATACGCAGTCCAAGCTCGGGCCCGAGAGAGAGAGCGGCTGGCACAAtcgagagcagcagcagctgcggctgtagcagcagcaacagcagcagtagAAGGGGGGGCAACAGGTGGAGGTGGACCATATCACCACTACCACCAGGAACAGAGTCGAAGTGCGTCCTCCTCTTGTGGTGGGAATGCATCACGCAGCAGCCTGCCCCACCGCCAGAGTGGTAAGAgacggaagaaagggaaaaagaggagCCACCATTTGGGAAGCAGGGAATGTGGGGCCTCCTTCCCATGTTCAGAGCTGCTGCCTCTCAGTGGTTCTGAAGAGAGAATACTGAAGGACTtgagtgaggaggaagaggaggatgaagatGAGGATGAAGATGATGAGGAAGAAGGAAAGCTCTACTACACTGATGACTATGGGCATGATGAGTTTTCATTCTCAGACCAGCCACCTGATGATGGTGGTGGAGTCCCTGGGGGTTACAGCTCTGTTCGCTACAGTGAGTACGAGTGTTGTGAGCGTGTGGTAATCAATGTGTCAGGACTGCGGTTTGAGACCCAGCTGAAGACGCTAGCTCAGTTCCCGGAGACATTGTTGGGTGATCCAGCGAAGCGAGGCAGATACTTTGACCCTCTCAGGAATGAATACTTCTTTGATAGGAACCGGCCCAGCTTTGATGCCATCCTGTACTACTACCAGAGTGGTGGCCGACTGAAGAGGCCAGTCAATGTGCCCTTTGACATCTTCACTGAGGAGGTGAAATTCTACCAACTTGGGGAGGAGGCCATGCTCAAGTTTAGGGAGGATGAAGGTTTTGTCAAAGAGGAAGAAGACAAAGCTTTGCCGGAGAATGAGTTTAAGAGGCAGGTCTGGCTGCTGTTTGAGTACCCGGAGAGTTCCAGTCCAGCCAGAGGCATTGCCATTGTCTCAGTCTTGGTCATCTTGATCTCCATCGTCATCTTTTGTCTGGAGACTTTGCCAGAGTTTAGAGATGACAAAGAATTTGTAATGTCCGTGAGCTTAGGGAAGGGGCTTTCCAATGAGTCACTTCACCTGGATGCTGGGGAGCACACCATCTTCAATGACCCCTTTTTCATTGTAGAGACAGTATGCATCATTTGGTTCTCCTTTGAGTTTACAGTGCGCTGCTTTGCATGTCCAAGCAAAGCACACTTCTTCAAGAACATCATGAACATCATAGACATTGTCTCCATCTTGCCTTACTTCATCACTCTGGGCACTGACCTGGCCCAGGAGCAGGGCAGTAATGGTCAACAGGCCATGTCTTTTGCCATCCTGAGGATCATCCGTCTGGTCAGGGTGTTTCGCATCTTCAAGCTCTCCAGACACTCCAAGGGTTTGCAGATCCTGGGTCATACCCTCAGGGCCAGCATGAGGGAACTCGGCCTCcttatcttttttctctttattggagtcattttgttttccagtgctgTTTACTTCGCAGAAGCTGATGAGCCTGCCACCCATTTTCAAAGCATCCCTGATGCCTTTTGGTGGGCTGTAGTGACCATGACTACAGTTGGTTATGGGGACATGAAACCCATAACTGTGGGTGGGAAAATAGTTGGGTCCCTGTGTGCCATTGCAGGAGTGTTAACCATTGCTTTACCAGTGCCAGTGATTGTCTCCAATTTTAACTATTTCTATCACAGAGAGACTGAGAATGAAGAACAAACACAGCTGATGCAAAATGCAGTCAGTTGCCCATACCTCCCAACAAATTTACTGAAGAAATTTAGAAGCTCATCGTCTTCATCCACAGAAGATAAATCAGAATATTTGGAGATGGAAGAAGGAGTTAAAAAATCTCTttgtgtaaaggaaaaaaaaagtcggGACACAGGGGATGGAAGTGAGTCAGAGAAGAAAAACTGTGTAAATTCAAATTCTGTGGAAACTGATGTGTAA